In Elgaria multicarinata webbii isolate HBS135686 ecotype San Diego chromosome 19, rElgMul1.1.pri, whole genome shotgun sequence, a genomic segment contains:
- the QRFP gene encoding orexigenic neuropeptide QRFP has translation MKISCPVSCFLLLSFGACFPPDEGRESRYPGRGGFRAAEAWPGLPRVAEALKWRRSPEDLHSPYASIAKGLLQGVGKERPGVRFQRQQVGQSDESEAVNYLPQEDGQKRGGTLGSLAEELNGYNRKKGGFSFRFGRGRRTAAFF, from the coding sequence ATGAAGATCTCCTGCCCCGTCTCCTGCTTCCTCTTGCTGAGCTTTGGTGCCTGTTTCCCTCCAGATGAGGGCCGTGAGTCGAGGTACCCAGGAAGAGGAGGATTCCGAGCAGCAGAGGCGTGGCCCGGTCTCCCCAGGGTGGCCGAAGCCCTCAAGTGGCGCCGTTCGCCCGAGGACCTCCACTCCCCATACGCCAGCATTGCCAAAGGGCTTCTGCAAGGCGTCGGGAAGGAAAGACCTGGCGTCCGGTTCCAGAGGCAGCAGGTTGGCCAAAGCGATGAGAGCGAAGCTGTCAACTATCTGCCCCAGGAGGATGGGCAGAAAAGGGGCGGCACCTTGGGGAGTCTTGCGGAGGAGCTGAACGGCTATAACAGAAAGAAGGGCGGGTTCAGCTTCCGCTTTGGAAGGGGGAGGAGAACAGCAGCTTTTTTCTGA